A genomic stretch from Acidobacteriota bacterium includes:
- a CDS encoding ROK family protein — protein sequence MPTAGKSSKKKSSQKTSTKTKKAATKRTLAFDIGGSGLKATVLDEKGEMLTDRVRVETPQPCPPGVLLEKLKELLVQLPEFDRVSVGFPGVVRHGKTLSCKNLGSDEWNHFDLQKAVAKVTGKPTLVINDADMQGLGAIKGNGVELVITLGTGLGSALFEDGRLAPHIELAHIPFRKGQTYEQQLGNKAFKKVGKKEWNDRLEKAIECFRILTNFDKLYLGGGNAKEVALKVGEDVEVVCNSLGMLGGIWLWKDTDWSDGVQK from the coding sequence ATGCCAACCGCCGGAAAATCATCGAAAAAGAAATCATCCCAAAAAACTTCCACGAAAACCAAGAAAGCCGCCACAAAGAGAACGCTCGCCTTCGACATTGGCGGCTCAGGATTGAAAGCCACAGTGCTCGACGAAAAAGGCGAAATGTTGACTGATCGTGTGCGGGTCGAAACTCCGCAGCCCTGCCCGCCGGGTGTCTTGCTGGAAAAACTGAAAGAATTGCTGGTTCAATTGCCGGAATTTGATCGCGTTTCGGTCGGATTTCCCGGCGTCGTTCGTCACGGCAAAACGCTTTCTTGCAAAAATCTGGGTTCCGACGAATGGAACCACTTTGATCTGCAAAAAGCTGTAGCCAAAGTCACAGGCAAACCGACATTGGTCATCAATGATGCTGATATGCAGGGACTTGGGGCAATCAAAGGCAACGGCGTCGAGTTGGTGATTACGCTTGGCACGGGATTAGGCTCGGCGCTGTTTGAAGATGGACGGCTGGCGCCGCACATCGAACTCGCGCACATTCCGTTTCGCAAAGGCCAAACCTACGAACAGCAACTCGGCAACAAAGCCTTCAAAAAAGTTGGGAAGAAAGAATGGAACGATCGGTTGGAAAAAGCCATCGAATGTTTCCGTATCTTGACCAATTTCGACAAACTGTATCTGGGCGGCGGCAATGCCAAAGAAGTCGCGCTGAAAGTTGGGGAAGATGTCGAGGTTGTGTGCAACAGTTTGGGCATGCTGGGCGGCATTTGGCTGTGGAAGGATACGGATTGGAGTGACGGCGTTCAAAAGTGA
- a CDS encoding gluconolaconase encodes MSNFKNGLIKSAVPSAGVEGGEVVLTCEGYDTSDYSYCHVWFGDQRGRVVSAAPTRVIISVPDCDTGIEANELKLESSGGVMATPFTLGAKLAENLHPVANPAVDRDDGSIYVTLSGTRGQKMPVSIYKITADDELMPLVSDVVNPTGLAFNREGTLYVTSRYDGKLFRISPFGEPETIASDLGVATGLAFDRRGEVYVGDRTGTIFRVNEIGEVRQFASLDPSVAAYHLAFSPHGDLFVSGPTVSSFETIWRVDAMGEVEKFYTGLGRPQGLAFDAEGNLYVAASLRGHRGIVRITPDGRNAEVVVAGASLVGLAFDNAGNMIVVSTQKVYRLPMGIKGYFVF; translated from the coding sequence ATGTCGAATTTCAAAAACGGGCTGATCAAAAGCGCCGTGCCCAGCGCCGGGGTCGAAGGCGGCGAAGTCGTTCTCACCTGTGAAGGGTACGACACCTCAGATTATTCCTATTGCCACGTTTGGTTTGGAGATCAACGCGGAAGAGTCGTCAGCGCCGCGCCAACTCGCGTCATCATTTCCGTTCCTGATTGCGATACGGGAATCGAAGCCAATGAATTGAAGCTGGAAAGCTCCGGCGGCGTGATGGCAACGCCGTTTACCTTGGGAGCCAAGCTGGCTGAAAATCTGCACCCTGTTGCCAACCCGGCGGTTGACCGCGACGATGGCAGCATTTACGTCACATTGTCCGGAACTCGCGGCCAGAAAATGCCGGTTTCCATTTACAAAATTACTGCCGATGACGAATTGATGCCGTTGGTTTCCGATGTGGTCAATCCCACCGGGTTGGCGTTCAACCGCGAAGGCACGCTGTATGTGACCAGCCGGTATGACGGCAAACTGTTTCGTATCTCTCCGTTTGGCGAGCCGGAAACCATTGCATCAGATTTGGGCGTTGCCACCGGGTTGGCCTTTGATCGTCGCGGAGAAGTTTACGTTGGTGACCGCACGGGAACAATTTTCCGCGTGAACGAAATTGGCGAAGTTCGTCAATTCGCTTCGCTTGATCCCAGCGTGGCTGCTTATCATTTGGCGTTTTCGCCACACGGAGATTTATTTGTCAGCGGGCCAACGGTTTCTTCGTTTGAAACCATCTGGCGCGTAGACGCGATGGGCGAAGTGGAGAAGTTCTACACTGGCCTGGGTCGTCCGCAAGGGTTGGCTTTCGATGCGGAAGGGAATTTGTACGTAGCCGCTTCGCTGAGAGGACATAGAGGCATCGTGCGAATCACGCCCGATGGGCGCAACGCCGAAGTCGTTGTTGCCGGCGCATCGCTGGTGGGGCTGGCCTTTGACAACGCAGGCAATATGATCGTCGTCAGCACTCAGAAAGTGTACCGACTGCCTATGGGCATCAAAGGATATTTTGTGTTTTGA
- the larE gene encoding ATP-dependent sacrificial sulfur transferase LarE yields MQTATQKEAISPETAAKERSLRQLLREMESVIVAYSGGVDSAYLAYVAASELGQRALAVTGESPSYPDFQRQDALEVVKKFSIPHQFINTEEIHDPNYQANPANRCYFCKHELFTKLSDLAVEHGYAFVCDGNNADDVVDYRPGRQAAKEKNVRSPLIEAGLTKAEIRQLSELAGLPVWDRPASACLSSRIPYGMPVTIEKLSVIERGESKLRLLGFQQMRVRHHGDLARIEISTDELPRALNTDMAQRIAAAFKQLGFKFVTLDLEGYRTGALNESLKIAEK; encoded by the coding sequence ATGCAAACTGCGACTCAGAAAGAGGCAATTTCCCCGGAAACCGCGGCCAAAGAGCGTTCGCTCAGACAGTTGTTGCGTGAGATGGAATCCGTCATTGTGGCGTATTCCGGAGGCGTTGACAGCGCTTATTTGGCTTATGTGGCAGCCAGCGAACTCGGCCAGCGCGCCTTGGCCGTAACCGGCGAAAGCCCCAGCTATCCGGACTTTCAGCGACAAGATGCATTGGAAGTCGTCAAAAAGTTTTCAATCCCTCATCAGTTCATCAACACGGAAGAAATTCACGATCCGAATTACCAGGCAAACCCCGCCAATCGCTGTTATTTCTGCAAACACGAATTGTTTACAAAACTAAGTGACCTGGCTGTCGAGCACGGATACGCGTTTGTCTGCGACGGAAATAACGCCGACGATGTCGTGGATTACCGACCGGGCCGACAAGCTGCAAAAGAGAAAAATGTTCGCAGCCCATTGATTGAAGCCGGGTTGACCAAAGCTGAAATTCGTCAATTGTCCGAACTTGCAGGTTTGCCGGTGTGGGATCGTCCGGCGTCCGCCTGTTTGTCGTCGCGAATTCCGTACGGAATGCCAGTCACGATTGAGAAGCTTTCGGTCATCGAGCGCGGCGAATCCAAATTGCGACTATTGGGATTTCAACAGATGCGGGTTCGCCATCACGGAGATTTAGCCCGCATCGAAATCTCTACGGACGAATTGCCGCGCGCGCTGAACACGGACATGGCGCAGCGCATTGCGGCGGCATTCAAACAATTGGGATTCAAGTTCGTAACGCTCGACCTGGAAGGATATCGAACCGGCGCGCTGAACGAATCTTTGAAAATTGCAGAGAAGTAA
- a CDS encoding Glu/Leu/Phe/Val dehydrogenase, translating into MALVDDGIRQFREENPFASMMSRFDHAARLLNLDPDLYKVLRVPNREITIYIPVFMDDGHIEVFTGYRVQHNFARGPAKGGIRYAPDVTLDEVRALAAWMTWKCAVVNIPFGGAKGGIICDPSQMSQGELERMTRRYTAELVDFIGPERDVPAPDMNTNEQTMAWIMDTYSMHVRHTETAVVTGKPIDLSGSRGRREATGRGVLFVVDEAVRKLGMKPENTRVVVQGSGNVGGIAAKLMHETGYKIVAISDVYGGIYNPKGVDLPHAMSYLAVNKTLEKYPEAQHVSNQELLELDCEVLVPAATENQITSANASRIKCKVLAEGANGPTTARADDILEQKGVFVIPDILANAGGVTCSYFEWVQDRMGYFWKEKMVNERLKDIMVASFHDVCKYAESHGVNNRIAAYMLAIDRVAYITRVRGIYA; encoded by the coding sequence ATGGCATTAGTAGACGATGGTATTCGTCAATTCAGGGAAGAAAATCCCTTCGCATCCATGATGTCGCGTTTCGATCACGCGGCTCGATTATTAAACCTCGACCCTGACCTTTATAAAGTTCTGCGTGTTCCCAACCGCGAGATCACGATTTATATCCCCGTTTTTATGGATGATGGTCATATCGAAGTCTTCACGGGCTATCGAGTGCAACATAACTTTGCCCGCGGCCCAGCCAAAGGCGGCATACGCTACGCGCCGGATGTGACGCTGGATGAAGTTCGCGCATTGGCCGCTTGGATGACGTGGAAATGCGCGGTTGTCAACATCCCGTTTGGCGGAGCCAAAGGCGGCATCATTTGCGATCCATCGCAAATGTCTCAGGGAGAGTTGGAGCGAATGACTCGGCGGTATACCGCCGAATTGGTGGACTTCATTGGCCCGGAGCGCGATGTCCCTGCGCCGGATATGAACACCAACGAACAGACCATGGCCTGGATTATGGACACTTATTCCATGCACGTGCGTCATACCGAAACCGCGGTTGTTACTGGGAAACCGATTGACTTGTCGGGCTCTCGCGGGCGCAGAGAAGCGACTGGGCGCGGAGTACTTTTTGTTGTTGACGAAGCCGTCCGAAAGCTGGGGATGAAACCGGAAAACACACGTGTCGTTGTGCAAGGTTCCGGAAACGTAGGGGGAATCGCCGCGAAGCTTATGCATGAGACAGGGTATAAAATCGTTGCTATTTCCGATGTTTATGGAGGAATTTACAATCCGAAGGGCGTGGATTTGCCACATGCCATGTCTTATTTGGCAGTCAATAAAACCCTTGAAAAATATCCGGAAGCCCAGCACGTTTCCAACCAGGAATTACTGGAGCTTGATTGTGAGGTATTGGTTCCAGCGGCAACGGAAAATCAAATCACCAGCGCCAATGCTTCTCGAATTAAATGTAAGGTTTTGGCTGAGGGGGCAAACGGCCCAACTACAGCCAGGGCTGATGACATTCTCGAACAAAAAGGCGTCTTTGTTATTCCGGACATTCTGGCCAATGCGGGTGGAGTGACTTGCAGTTATTTTGAATGGGTGCAGGATCGGATGGGGTATTTCTGGAAGGAGAAAATGGTGAACGAGAGGCTAAAAGATATTATGGTTGCCAGTTTCCACGACGTCTGTAAATACGCTGAAAGTCATGGGGTGAACAATCGAATTGCTGCCTACATGCTGGCAATCGACCGCGTCGCATATATTACGCGTGTCAGGGGGATCTATGCTTAA
- a CDS encoding PKD domain-containing protein, whose amino-acid sequence MGGILPALVPNANPNYLPNAPFLARFSDHHTGDVWVGGKIRFTGPKNPFGFALIPLLKIPTTRDLYTGLERGRGTGNFDYGVIAAFDGRLHKYINLSTNIGFIKKGDPRAEDMNLGPLCAGCGVIQGYGSSERSLDIPNELRSGIAVDFPLSQYLQLITEVSSTHYVGSRTPSLLTNSPVDLIAGIRVFPTRWISISAAYQRHLNWFSEIDSRHSPNGFIAGLSIGHVNDREEPLLPNQPPTVALALGNVTQGASDLLRESASTVCAGDKVDLRATASDPDGDALVYSWTSTGGRVVGDGANTVFDTTGLAPGDYTVTVQVDDGCGCIAFDSKTIHVTACPPLTVCFGPNLDLNVSSSSVDAGEKVTFSTGGVTGGRNYGSVRYDWTASAGSISGSGLSATLDTTGVPGGTTIEVTVKATSDAGNCSASGSARTSIKVPPPPPEPPKPQASVIDNCVTFKKNATRVDNACKDILSSKVIPALQADPGAKVVVDGYRGEKEKPASISLDRAKNVRDRLADGKLGTAIDVNRIVVRDGGISPDTQVRIWLVPSNGIMPEGPAPASVGDVTPEKGGRRPARRPR is encoded by the coding sequence GTGGGGGGCATTTTGCCCGCGCTGGTTCCGAATGCAAATCCGAACTATTTGCCAAATGCTCCATTCCTCGCTCGCTTTTCCGATCATCACACGGGTGATGTTTGGGTTGGTGGCAAAATTCGTTTTACCGGTCCGAAAAATCCATTTGGATTCGCTTTGATTCCGTTGCTGAAAATTCCAACCACTCGTGACCTCTACACCGGGTTGGAACGAGGCCGCGGCACCGGCAACTTCGATTACGGCGTGATCGCAGCATTTGATGGCCGTCTGCACAAATACATTAACCTCAGCACGAACATTGGCTTCATCAAGAAAGGCGATCCGCGTGCTGAAGACATGAATCTTGGCCCGCTTTGCGCTGGTTGCGGAGTGATCCAGGGGTACGGCAGCAGCGAACGTTCACTGGATATTCCGAATGAACTTCGTTCTGGCATTGCTGTTGATTTTCCGCTGAGCCAGTACCTGCAATTGATTACGGAAGTCAGTTCAACCCATTACGTTGGTTCGCGTACACCTAGCTTGTTGACCAACAGTCCGGTTGATTTAATCGCTGGTATTCGTGTTTTCCCAACGCGATGGATTTCCATCAGTGCAGCGTATCAACGCCATTTGAATTGGTTCTCTGAAATTGACAGCCGTCACAGTCCGAATGGTTTCATCGCCGGATTGTCCATCGGCCACGTCAACGATCGTGAAGAACCCCTGCTGCCCAACCAGCCGCCGACTGTGGCTTTGGCTTTGGGGAATGTCACTCAAGGGGCTAGCGACTTGCTGCGTGAATCTGCCAGCACGGTTTGCGCAGGCGATAAAGTTGATCTTCGCGCGACAGCGTCCGATCCGGATGGTGATGCCCTGGTTTACTCCTGGACTTCAACCGGCGGCCGTGTCGTTGGTGATGGCGCAAACACCGTTTTTGATACCACTGGTCTGGCTCCTGGCGATTACACCGTCACGGTCCAAGTGGACGATGGTTGCGGCTGTATTGCTTTTGACTCAAAGACGATTCACGTCACGGCCTGCCCGCCGCTGACAGTCTGCTTCGGCCCGAACCTGGATTTGAACGTCAGTTCATCGTCGGTTGATGCGGGTGAGAAAGTCACCTTCTCAACTGGTGGTGTGACGGGTGGTCGTAACTACGGCAGCGTCCGCTATGACTGGACAGCTTCGGCTGGCAGCATCAGTGGCAGCGGCCTGAGCGCGACGCTTGACACCACGGGGGTTCCGGGTGGAACCACCATCGAAGTCACTGTCAAGGCGACTTCGGATGCAGGCAATTGTTCGGCCAGCGGATCAGCTCGCACAAGCATTAAGGTGCCGCCGCCGCCGCCTGAACCACCCAAGCCGCAAGCTTCCGTGATTGATAACTGTGTAACGTTCAAGAAGAACGCGACGCGCGTTGATAACGCTTGCAAGGACATCTTGTCGAGCAAGGTGATTCCGGCTCTTCAAGCCGATCCGGGTGCCAAGGTTGTTGTTGATGGCTACCGCGGTGAGAAAGAGAAACCGGCAAGTATCAGCCTTGATCGTGCGAAGAATGTTCGTGACCGACTGGCCGATGGCAAACTCGGTACGGCGATTGATGTCAACCGTATCGTGGTTCGTGACGGCGGAATTTCGCCTGATACGCAAGTCCGCATCTGGCTGGTTCCGTCCAACGGCATAATGCCCGAAGGCCCAGCGCCAGCTTCGGTTGGTGATGTTACACCTGAAAAAGGTGGTCGCCGCCCGGCTCGCAGACCTAGGTAA
- a CDS encoding TIGR03663 family protein — MSKFPESRVGQKLCLAAFVLAVLIAGWFRFSQIELKPFHHDEGVNSFFLLNLAHSGDYKYDPTNYHGPSLYYFALVALRIFGENDFALRLSPVLFGILTVAMVWLLRRQLGTIGTPVAAFCMALSPCLVFYSRYFIHEMSFGCFSLGIVVGCWRYAEDKAFKWLALAAISFGLLLATKETSIITLAVFLVSIVCAAIWDTTRTLIQQRRFTPAAMVKELKDNTASVLPSLDHFMAATIITAFIFVLLYSSFFTHWRGVTDFFRAIAHWTEERSSTDHVKIFSYYLGILLKLELPLLIGALLAGIFIIWRGDRFWLFTGAWTFGITLAYSKIPYKTPWLLLSIVVPMTLVCGYLAEQVYQILRFPVLRVIWGAVIFVALLACGRLAWKVNFEKYDDNGNESGYFVGFGKKHQWRPYIDGQYGYIYAHTDREFLALMDEIKREANAFPEKEKTGIYVASPDYWPMPWYVRDYPETMFSGQWPGVASEAPSISQKIIIANTDQRANMSGVAGWRASSRNYKLRPGVELMYFVREEAQQK, encoded by the coding sequence GTGAGCAAATTTCCGGAATCTAGGGTTGGGCAAAAATTGTGTCTTGCCGCATTTGTTCTGGCGGTTTTGATCGCTGGATGGTTCAGGTTTTCCCAGATCGAACTCAAGCCTTTTCACCACGACGAAGGTGTCAATTCATTTTTCCTGCTCAATCTCGCCCATTCAGGTGATTACAAATACGATCCTACCAATTACCACGGCCCATCGCTTTATTATTTTGCCTTAGTCGCCTTGAGAATTTTTGGGGAAAACGATTTTGCGCTACGGCTATCACCAGTGCTTTTCGGGATTTTGACCGTCGCAATGGTCTGGTTGCTAAGACGGCAACTGGGGACGATTGGGACCCCTGTAGCTGCCTTTTGCATGGCGCTTTCACCTTGCCTGGTTTTTTATTCGCGGTACTTCATTCATGAAATGTCTTTCGGCTGCTTTTCGTTAGGCATCGTTGTGGGATGCTGGCGTTATGCCGAAGACAAAGCATTTAAGTGGTTGGCGCTGGCGGCGATTTCTTTTGGGTTACTGCTGGCGACAAAGGAAACCTCCATCATTACATTGGCCGTTTTTCTGGTTTCGATTGTCTGTGCTGCAATCTGGGATACAACGAGAACATTGATTCAACAGCGCAGGTTTACTCCCGCCGCAATGGTAAAGGAGCTAAAAGATAACACCGCGTCGGTTTTGCCCTCACTAGATCACTTCATGGCGGCGACGATTATCACTGCGTTTATTTTTGTGCTTCTTTACTCTTCGTTTTTTACACATTGGCGGGGAGTTACAGATTTTTTTCGAGCAATCGCTCATTGGACAGAAGAACGCAGCAGCACCGATCATGTCAAAATCTTCTCGTATTATTTGGGGATTTTGCTGAAACTTGAACTACCACTGTTGATAGGAGCCTTGTTGGCTGGAATCTTTATTATTTGGCGTGGCGATCGGTTTTGGCTTTTTACGGGAGCTTGGACGTTTGGAATAACGCTGGCCTATTCAAAAATTCCATACAAGACCCCTTGGCTACTTCTAAGCATAGTTGTGCCAATGACACTGGTTTGTGGTTACCTCGCGGAGCAGGTTTACCAGATACTTCGATTTCCTGTCTTGAGGGTTATTTGGGGCGCAGTAATTTTCGTTGCCTTGCTTGCTTGTGGGCGGCTGGCTTGGAAGGTGAATTTTGAAAAATATGATGATAACGGAAATGAGAGTGGTTACTTTGTAGGATTTGGCAAAAAGCATCAATGGCGTCCATACATTGATGGACAGTATGGTTACATATATGCACATACAGATCGCGAGTTTTTAGCCTTGATGGACGAGATCAAACGCGAAGCCAACGCTTTTCCCGAAAAGGAAAAGACCGGCATTTATGTCGCTTCACCTGATTACTGGCCTATGCCTTGGTACGTGAGAGATTACCCGGAGACAATGTTTTCCGGGCAATGGCCTGGAGTTGCGAGTGAAGCACCATCAATTTCGCAGAAAATCATCATTGCAAACACCGATCAACGAGCGAACATGAGCGGGGTTGCTGGATGGCGTGCGAGTTCGCGAAACTACAAACTACGCCCCGGTGTTGAGCTGATGTATTTTGTTCGTGAAGAAGCGCAGCAAAAATGA
- a CDS encoding c-type cytochrome codes for MSRRKNRLLAFALKKKFMLRYSVGTLILVLSGLTACTNPQPSRSALPNPVTETTQNPLADLAAAASEGKSLYVVNCSLCHGEDGKSSEDSLGVKPPDLTTGKVVTGSDGTIFLAIKNGVKKDGRQTMPPAKKLSDEEIWQLVAYVRILAKH; via the coding sequence TTGAGCAGGAGAAAAAATCGCTTGTTGGCTTTCGCCCTGAAAAAAAAGTTTATGCTACGTTACTCGGTGGGAACTCTGATTTTAGTGTTGAGTGGATTGACCGCTTGCACTAATCCGCAACCATCGCGTTCCGCGTTGCCAAATCCCGTCACGGAAACAACCCAAAATCCGTTAGCGGACTTGGCTGCAGCCGCTTCGGAAGGCAAATCACTGTATGTAGTGAATTGCTCATTGTGTCATGGCGAAGATGGCAAGTCCTCGGAAGATTCACTTGGAGTTAAACCTCCTGATTTAACGACTGGCAAAGTCGTTACCGGTTCCGATGGTACGATCTTTCTGGCAATTAAAAATGGCGTCAAGAAGGATGGAAGACAAACTATGCCACCAGCCAAAAAACTGTCGGACGAAGAAATCTGGCAATTAGTAGCCTATGTTCGTATTTTGGCAAAGCACTGA
- a CDS encoding ABC transporter permease yields MLNILFVLAKRLLFVLPVVWAVVTLVFLLIHIVPGDPVRNSLGENATEVQVAELKHKLGLDLPLANQYFNYWRGVLQGDLGVSLLNPSNEVFEKIFSRYPATIELAIAGLIVAISIAVPLGVTAGRHQGQLLDNIASVAALLGISMPGFVLGPLMILLFAIKLDWLPVSGRYGFEYLILPAVTLGAPLAAILTRMVRSSVIEELNEDYVRTARAKGLNERQVVYKHVLKNGLIPVVTVIGLQFGVLLAGAIITEMIFSWPGLGRLTIDSINSRDYPMVQGCILMIALTYIIANLITDFAYRLLDPRIKVE; encoded by the coding sequence ATGTTGAACATTTTGTTTGTGTTGGCCAAACGCCTGCTGTTTGTGCTGCCCGTCGTGTGGGCGGTGGTGACGCTTGTTTTTTTGTTGATTCATATTGTTCCGGGCGATCCGGTTCGCAATTCGCTCGGCGAAAATGCAACGGAAGTGCAAGTCGCCGAACTCAAGCACAAACTTGGACTCGATCTGCCGCTTGCCAACCAATACTTCAATTACTGGCGCGGGGTGTTACAAGGCGATCTTGGCGTCAGTTTGCTCAACCCATCCAATGAAGTTTTTGAGAAAATCTTTTCGCGGTATCCAGCGACGATTGAATTGGCCATTGCAGGGTTGATCGTCGCAATTTCAATAGCCGTTCCGCTGGGCGTTACAGCCGGTCGCCATCAAGGCCAACTGCTGGACAACATCGCTTCCGTCGCAGCGTTGTTAGGAATCAGCATGCCTGGATTCGTGCTCGGCCCGTTGATGATTTTGCTGTTTGCCATCAAATTGGACTGGCTGCCGGTTTCCGGGCGATACGGATTTGAGTATCTGATTTTGCCCGCCGTCACGCTCGGAGCACCGCTGGCGGCGATTTTGACGCGAATGGTTCGTTCCAGCGTGATCGAAGAGCTCAATGAAGATTACGTTCGCACCGCGCGAGCCAAGGGGCTGAACGAGCGTCAAGTGGTTTACAAACACGTTTTGAAAAACGGTTTGATTCCGGTCGTTACCGTCATCGGATTGCAGTTTGGCGTATTGCTGGCCGGAGCGATCATCACTGAAATGATCTTCAGTTGGCCGGGGCTTGGCCGGTTGACGATTGATTCGATCAACTCGCGCGATTATCCGATGGTGCAAGGATGCATTCTGATGATTGCGCTGACGTACATCATCGCCAACCTCATCACAGATTTCGCGTACAGGCTGTTGGACCCGCGAATCAAAGTCGAGTAA
- a CDS encoding ABC transporter permease yields the protein MNRLGKIGIVIITLFFFVAIFAPLIAPHSPVEQQQFAAVAPLEERLKPSASHPFGVDDLGRDVMSRVIFGARISMEVGVTVVLISAFLGMIIGSISGFYGGWVDRFFSGFLFNVFLSFPSILLAIAMVAFLGPSVRNLILALSVIGWVGYARLMRGQVLKIREYDFVTAARALGAGDFRIIFRHVLPNAIQPLIVQASLGMAGAVLSEASLSFLGLGVQPPTPSWGVMLNDARSFLRVAPHLLMFPGLAVMLTVMAFNFVGDGLREWLDPKQKRQ from the coding sequence ATGAACCGTCTTGGCAAAATAGGAATAGTCATCATCACGTTGTTTTTCTTTGTCGCGATCTTTGCTCCGCTGATTGCGCCGCACAGTCCTGTCGAACAGCAACAATTCGCCGCCGTCGCCCCACTGGAAGAACGCCTGAAACCGTCAGCGAGCCACCCGTTTGGCGTTGATGATCTTGGCCGGGATGTAATGTCGCGTGTAATTTTTGGCGCTCGCATTTCGATGGAAGTCGGCGTCACGGTCGTTCTGATATCGGCCTTCCTCGGAATGATAATTGGTTCAATTTCAGGGTTTTACGGCGGTTGGGTGGATCGGTTCTTTTCAGGATTTCTGTTCAACGTCTTTTTGTCGTTTCCGAGCATTCTGCTGGCGATTGCGATGGTTGCGTTTTTGGGGCCAAGCGTTCGCAATCTGATTCTGGCGCTGTCTGTGATCGGTTGGGTTGGGTATGCAAGGTTGATGCGCGGGCAGGTGTTGAAAATCCGCGAGTATGATTTCGTCACCGCCGCACGCGCTTTGGGCGCTGGCGATTTCCGCATCATCTTTCGCCATGTGTTGCCGAATGCGATTCAGCCGTTGATCGTACAGGCAAGTCTGGGGATGGCGGGAGCCGTGCTTTCCGAAGCCAGCTTGAGCTTTCTGGGATTGGGCGTTCAGCCGCCCACGCCAAGCTGGGGCGTGATGTTGAATGACGCCCGCAGCTTTTTACGCGTCGCTCCGCATTTGCTGATGTTTCCTGGTTTGGCGGTGATGCTGACTGTCATGGCATTTAACTTTGTGGGCGACGGGTTGCGAGAATGGCTCGATCCAAAGCAGAAGCGGCAATAA